A single genomic interval of Mucilaginibacter robiniae harbors:
- a CDS encoding CHAT domain-containing protein — protein sequence MDIKTLFPLFHQIAESLDDAHWSEDFDFSETACENITDLWILSAKQANHQYEIQIRQTTALCQDLLNLHTSYPEHEVLLNFLQFQIASKQAQSVGGKKLFPHLFQWVTNALGDDLSFGVAKEVKTGRIADFMEAAHPYIKAYSYSAFVEWTGMLFYQQRVKGGLKDVVSNYIDVFFPYLKTLPGILHYDDQLISAFCNIQTWASNNNFPDVKDACSHALFYFYLKEWVPMSGVKMAAMQFCFCGWEYTHLDQQGWCDLVLTKIGLSKYELLQILSVKLKENSEAIKENLELLMQALAAYHDAIDEAISDQKQRDFEVSRIFSLIHPLIETLLKSGDVEIVILIIGNFFKIAESELYVGEPLVIEHNTIDGVRYSREHKVLVSGTNPLHYGPLLITKLNEFLSQTITVTDDFEYSQSAPSAKEIGTPDPKHGKELEEILVAHLCLQREDIQELIKSSPAYYLLAEFQLPLQALFLKYTGVTVPLIQTFRIPHPIRTIKKVLVWQGDLPMSQYECDGLQQIFKQHGIEVCRYNWYEHTATDFAVAYQNDSFDLIWMSCHGQFDHFKPHDSYLVLNRDAGEISDQTLALKDLVYERPQSTGRRLLALNACDGATTTLLNSPGSVGFGAALASPAQSLLSHQWPIDDYAGLITGLLLGISLADKNPYLISYQNALSIFLQGQEAVVEELKKHLDDSELFDRIAYSAKVDYDNLYYYGSLTYME from the coding sequence ATGGATATTAAAACCCTATTTCCACTATTTCATCAGATCGCTGAAAGTCTTGACGACGCCCACTGGTCGGAAGATTTTGATTTCTCAGAAACTGCCTGTGAAAACATAACCGACTTATGGATATTGAGCGCAAAGCAAGCCAACCACCAGTATGAAATACAGATCAGGCAGACGACAGCATTATGCCAGGATTTACTCAACCTGCACACCAGCTACCCGGAACACGAAGTGTTGTTAAATTTTTTACAATTCCAGATCGCAAGCAAACAGGCACAATCGGTAGGCGGCAAGAAATTATTTCCTCACTTATTCCAATGGGTGACCAATGCTTTGGGTGATGATCTGTCGTTCGGCGTAGCTAAAGAGGTTAAAACAGGACGGATCGCAGATTTTATGGAGGCTGCCCATCCGTATATCAAAGCTTATTCCTATAGCGCTTTTGTCGAATGGACGGGTATGCTATTTTACCAGCAACGGGTAAAAGGGGGACTAAAGGATGTCGTGTCAAATTATATCGATGTGTTTTTTCCGTACTTGAAAACACTACCCGGAATCCTGCATTACGACGATCAACTTATTTCAGCATTTTGCAATATACAGACCTGGGCAAGCAACAATAATTTTCCGGACGTTAAAGACGCTTGCTCACACGCCCTCTTTTACTTTTATTTAAAAGAATGGGTACCTATGTCGGGCGTAAAAATGGCAGCCATGCAGTTCTGTTTCTGCGGCTGGGAATATACCCACCTCGATCAGCAAGGTTGGTGCGATCTGGTTTTAACGAAAATCGGCCTGTCCAAATACGAGCTATTGCAAATACTATCTGTTAAGCTCAAGGAAAACAGCGAGGCCATCAAAGAGAATTTAGAATTGCTGATGCAAGCCTTAGCCGCCTATCATGATGCCATCGATGAGGCGATTTCAGACCAAAAGCAGCGTGATTTTGAAGTAAGTCGAATATTCTCTCTAATTCATCCTTTAATCGAAACTTTGTTGAAAAGCGGGGATGTTGAGATAGTGATTCTGATCATCGGCAACTTCTTTAAGATAGCTGAATCCGAATTGTATGTTGGCGAACCATTGGTCATTGAGCATAATACGATAGATGGTGTACGATATAGCCGGGAGCATAAGGTCCTGGTGTCCGGTACCAATCCGCTCCACTATGGCCCTTTACTCATCACCAAACTGAACGAGTTCTTAAGCCAGACAATCACGGTTACTGATGATTTTGAATATAGCCAGTCAGCCCCTTCAGCTAAAGAGATAGGCACACCGGACCCTAAACATGGAAAAGAGCTGGAAGAAATCTTGGTTGCGCATTTGTGCTTGCAGCGCGAGGATATTCAGGAACTAATCAAATCCTCACCAGCATATTATTTGCTCGCTGAGTTCCAGTTACCCTTGCAAGCATTATTTTTAAAATATACTGGCGTAACGGTTCCTTTGATCCAAACTTTCCGCATTCCGCATCCGATCCGGACTATAAAAAAAGTGCTAGTCTGGCAAGGCGACCTGCCTATGTCCCAATATGAATGTGATGGCCTGCAGCAGATTTTTAAGCAACACGGAATTGAAGTATGTCGCTATAACTGGTATGAACATACTGCAACCGATTTCGCGGTAGCATATCAAAACGATTCTTTTGATCTGATTTGGATGTCCTGTCATGGGCAATTCGATCATTTTAAACCGCACGATTCTTACCTCGTTTTAAACCGGGATGCTGGTGAGATATCCGACCAGACACTTGCCCTCAAGGACCTTGTTTATGAGCGGCCCCAATCGACGGGGAGAAGGTTGTTAGCCCTCAATGCCTGTGATGGTGCGACCACCACGCTATTAAATTCCCCCGGGTCTGTAGGTTTCGGTGCCGCATTAGCGTCACCCGCACAATCGCTGTTAAGCCATCAGTGGCCGATCGACGACTATGCTGGGCTTATTACAGGCTTGTTGCTGGGAATATCCTTGGCCGATAAAAATCCATATTTGATATCGTACCAAAACGCGCTGTCCATATTTTTACAAGGACAAGAAGCGGTTGTTGAGGAATTGAAGAAACACCTTGATGATAGTGAACTGTTTGATCGAATCGCTTATTCTGCCAAAGTAGATTACGACAATTTATATTATTATGGTTCCCTAACTTACATGGAATAG
- a CDS encoding AlbA family DNA-binding domain-containing protein yields the protein MTTQELEQLIEVQTETQNLDFKADMPWNPQDMAKDFIAMANVRDGGTIVIGVNEVGDSFIGTGVSAANIKTYSTDIMRDKLARYMDPLPDFRVFTPLDLRDRKYVVIKISPFKDVPVISRTDIQGKLKGQTIYYRNTNKRVESAPVANSNDLRDIIEAAAVKMMQIRRSAGFILAEFEPVKTEKTEHTRTKDRSESITVPDDGILAIIKQRGYWEINLTPLVLPPPRPLKQGLGIVERSRTRLNWDFPHVPHNNNDQEWLRPGSNYYQAESNLGARKEVWQIYQSERFIMYRSLVEDWYADDSFLSSIALEYPVGKFLTLYTSLTLLITEVIEFISRLGQNGFYEHGVKIELTLNRMKNRQLKLDATGRTPFMYDRVTLADTIAVGGEYTVDDLIGDGINIGNRFILEILSRFDYHPSPDTIKSVQQDWLRGIFQR from the coding sequence ATGACCACGCAAGAACTTGAACAACTTATTGAGGTACAAACTGAAACCCAAAATCTGGATTTTAAAGCGGATATGCCTTGGAATCCACAGGACATGGCTAAAGATTTTATTGCAATGGCAAACGTTCGCGATGGCGGTACGATTGTCATTGGAGTTAACGAGGTGGGCGATTCCTTTATAGGGACAGGAGTTAGCGCGGCTAACATCAAGACTTACAGTACAGATATTATGCGGGATAAATTGGCGAGATATATGGACCCGCTACCGGATTTCAGAGTTTTCACACCGCTTGATTTACGAGACCGCAAATATGTTGTTATTAAAATATCTCCATTCAAGGATGTACCGGTAATCAGTAGAACGGATATTCAAGGTAAACTAAAAGGACAAACAATCTATTACCGTAACACTAACAAACGGGTGGAAAGCGCACCAGTAGCTAATTCCAATGATCTACGGGATATCATTGAGGCTGCTGCCGTCAAAATGATGCAGATACGGCGGTCAGCAGGGTTCATTTTAGCTGAATTCGAGCCGGTAAAAACTGAGAAAACAGAACATACGAGGACAAAGGATCGATCAGAATCAATCACTGTCCCGGATGACGGCATTTTAGCTATAATTAAACAAAGGGGATATTGGGAAATCAACTTAACACCGCTTGTACTTCCACCCCCCCGCCCGCTAAAACAAGGACTTGGAATTGTTGAACGTTCACGCACCCGCCTAAACTGGGACTTTCCGCATGTGCCACACAATAATAACGATCAGGAATGGCTCCGACCGGGGAGCAATTATTACCAGGCAGAATCTAACCTTGGCGCGAGAAAAGAAGTTTGGCAAATTTACCAATCGGAACGGTTTATCATGTACCGCAGCCTGGTCGAGGATTGGTATGCAGACGATTCATTCCTATCTTCCATCGCCCTGGAATACCCGGTAGGAAAATTCTTAACTCTTTACACTTCGTTAACGTTGTTAATTACAGAGGTGATTGAATTTATTTCCCGCTTAGGCCAAAACGGATTTTATGAACACGGCGTTAAGATCGAACTGACATTAAACCGCATGAAGAACAGGCAACTTAAACTCGATGCCACCGGCAGAACGCCTTTCATGTATGATCGCGTCACACTGGCGGATACCATTGCTGTGGGAGGAGAATATACTGTAGATGATCTAATCGGCGACGGTATCAATATCGGCAATCGGTTTATATTGGAAATATTATCAAGGTTTGACTATCATCCGTCTCCTGACACTATAAAATCCGTGCAGCAAGATTGGCTAAGGGGAATTTTCCAGCGTTAA
- a CDS encoding arylesterase codes for MMNISRHEQVNMGMNNLLFLGDSLTAGYGLQNVHQESFPALIQQKINQNQLPYQVINAGISGDTSAGGLNRIDRLLLQPINIFVLELGINDILRGIPPAITQQNLQAIVNKVKQKYPQVRMALMGMELPLNLGGFLATEFLAIFRKVAEANQMAFVPFFLEGVAGLPHLNLADRMHPSAAGYRIIADKVWPVLKSLMIE; via the coding sequence ATGATGAACATTAGCCGTCATGAACAGGTTAATATGGGAATGAATAATTTGCTTTTCTTAGGCGATAGTTTAACGGCCGGTTATGGTTTGCAGAACGTGCATCAGGAATCTTTTCCGGCACTTATACAACAAAAAATCAATCAGAACCAGTTGCCTTATCAAGTCATCAATGCTGGGATTAGTGGTGATACCTCAGCGGGTGGTTTAAACCGTATTGATCGTTTATTGTTACAACCTATCAATATTTTTGTGCTGGAATTGGGTATTAACGACATTTTACGCGGTATTCCTCCGGCTATTACCCAGCAAAATTTACAAGCAATTGTAAATAAAGTTAAGCAGAAGTACCCGCAAGTACGCATGGCACTAATGGGTATGGAATTACCACTTAACTTAGGCGGTTTTCTGGCAACTGAGTTCCTGGCCATTTTCCGCAAGGTGGCCGAGGCTAACCAGATGGCTTTTGTTCCATTCTTTTTGGAAGGAGTAGCCGGATTGCCACACCTGAACCTGGCCGATCGGATGCATCCATCTGCAGCCGGTTACCGGATTATTGCCGATAAAGTATGGCCGGTATTAAAAAGTTTAATGATTGAATGA
- a CDS encoding BLUF domain-containing protein, protein MLYYLIYISKAMRLMQENDLNDILKVSLDWNLGHDLTGMLLYVEGKFLNQTAGRFIQVLEGDEQKVKYTFSKIKQDSRHHNITMVDQGKIQERNFASWSMGFKSLNKEDYKELPGFFELDHKFVSTSSKSINVPLNFLKSFYDMHMPVHSN, encoded by the coding sequence ATGCTATATTATTTAATTTACATCAGTAAAGCCATGCGTTTAATGCAGGAGAATGACTTAAACGACATTTTAAAAGTTTCGTTGGATTGGAATCTCGGGCACGATCTGACTGGTATGTTATTATATGTTGAGGGTAAGTTTCTTAATCAAACGGCCGGCAGGTTTATACAGGTATTAGAAGGTGATGAGCAGAAAGTAAAATATACTTTTTCGAAAATCAAGCAAGATTCCAGACACCACAATATAACAATGGTAGATCAAGGCAAAATTCAGGAAAGAAACTTTGCATCCTGGTCGATGGGATTTAAGTCTTTAAACAAAGAAGACTATAAAGAATTACCTGGCTTTTTTGAACTGGATCATAAGTTTGTATCCACCTCTTCCAAGTCAATTAACGTTCCGTTGAACTTCTTGAAATCCTTTTACGACATGCACATGCCGGTGCATTCAAATTAA
- a CDS encoding LytR/AlgR family response regulator transcription factor, producing MIRAIAIDDEPFALEVIRAHASKVPFLELAACFTDAFKAIEYLATESVDLLFLDIKMPDISGMELVESLQTKPLFVFTTAYAEHAVQSYELDAIDYLLKPFSFPRFLKSCHKAKEVLQTKQGPPTITDSIFIKSGYEAVRISFQNILYLESSGNYMTFVLADGRRVVSRLTMQETLTMLPQQQFVRVHRSYIVNKHRVDRVERHQLHLQTYIVPVSSTYPVTLLHS from the coding sequence ATGATTAGAGCGATTGCCATTGATGATGAACCCTTTGCTTTAGAGGTAATCCGGGCACATGCTAGTAAAGTTCCTTTTCTGGAACTTGCTGCTTGTTTTACGGATGCCTTTAAAGCCATTGAGTATTTAGCTACCGAATCGGTCGATCTGCTTTTTTTGGATATTAAAATGCCGGATATATCGGGTATGGAACTGGTGGAAAGCTTGCAGACTAAACCCCTGTTTGTATTTACCACTGCCTACGCCGAACATGCCGTGCAAAGCTATGAACTTGATGCTATTGATTACCTGCTGAAACCTTTCTCATTTCCGCGTTTTTTAAAATCCTGCCATAAGGCTAAAGAAGTTTTACAAACTAAACAGGGCCCGCCAACCATAACGGATAGTATATTCATTAAATCAGGTTATGAAGCGGTTCGTATTAGTTTTCAGAATATCTTATACCTGGAAAGCAGTGGCAACTACATGACCTTTGTACTAGCTGATGGTCGCCGTGTTGTAAGCCGGCTTACTATGCAGGAAACATTAACCATGCTACCCCAACAGCAGTTTGTGCGCGTGCACCGCTCGTATATCGTAAATAAACACCGAGTTGATCGGGTAGAGCGTCATCAATTGCACCTGCAAACTTATATAGTTCCGGTAAGCAGTACTTACCCGGTAACACTTCTTCATAGTTAG
- a CDS encoding TlpA family protein disulfide reductase — MKALLTTMVLLIATTLSSLAQFTLKGKILNAGKPDTLYLNIPLVYGYYNDNTMKVPVNSSGLFNTTIQLPEQKFATLEYKGHEHTLLLTPGKALNLVFNTDTMLNNFKGTAAPENQLMYRLHLNEIPFFGKQSREHNPYTKLSHTGLQDSVIKPWMAIRDQRLATVRTAAISNYDKRLIAQEVKADAITQLSSFARGIIEMNKRELINTMINDIYKNVSVKPDILPAGPQYYTFADSYIGYMEALAFTDMQKHNQVKNSKMPLKFYNISLDSANVLAKTKGKMFINWLAIRNNYDKRVAEAMLAQAIAVQCDEKDLTHARPLMQELEVWCPESRYKPMLTAKINHMEAALAANQNNQAIKIANGYDKLTSIYQIISQLKGKVVYLDIWGTWCPSCRDELRFIPQLKQHFAGKEVVFVYLDMDDDDQDNHWRNFIKINNMAGLHLRKSNKNIQSIWEELQPLKDKRGLYPTYFIFDKGGKLVTVDAKYPSAQTELYQQIEKYLE, encoded by the coding sequence ATGAAAGCATTACTTACTACTATGGTGCTGCTCATTGCTACTACCTTAAGCAGCCTGGCCCAGTTTACCCTTAAGGGAAAAATTTTGAACGCAGGTAAACCAGATACCTTATACCTGAACATTCCGCTGGTTTATGGTTATTATAACGATAACACAATGAAAGTTCCCGTTAACAGCAGCGGTCTCTTCAATACTACTATCCAACTACCCGAACAGAAGTTTGCTACGCTGGAATACAAAGGTCATGAACATACATTGCTGCTAACGCCTGGCAAAGCGCTCAACCTCGTTTTTAATACAGATACAATGCTTAACAATTTTAAAGGTACAGCAGCTCCTGAAAACCAATTGATGTATCGGCTGCACCTGAACGAAATTCCTTTTTTCGGTAAACAAAGCCGGGAGCACAACCCATACACCAAGTTGTCGCATACTGGTTTGCAGGATTCGGTGATAAAACCTTGGATGGCCATACGAGATCAAAGACTGGCAACGGTGCGGACTGCTGCTATATCCAACTATGACAAACGGTTGATTGCTCAGGAGGTAAAAGCAGATGCCATCACCCAACTCAGCTCTTTTGCCCGGGGTATTATAGAAATGAATAAACGGGAATTGATTAATACGATGATCAATGATATTTATAAAAATGTTAGTGTAAAACCGGACATTTTACCTGCTGGACCACAATACTATACTTTTGCCGATAGCTATATTGGGTACATGGAGGCTTTGGCTTTTACCGACATGCAAAAGCATAATCAAGTAAAAAATAGTAAAATGCCTTTAAAATTTTATAATATCTCCTTAGATAGTGCTAATGTACTGGCTAAAACCAAAGGAAAGATGTTTATAAACTGGTTGGCTATCCGGAACAACTATGATAAACGTGTAGCTGAAGCGATGCTGGCACAGGCTATTGCTGTGCAGTGCGATGAAAAAGACCTGACGCATGCCAGACCGCTGATGCAAGAATTAGAAGTTTGGTGTCCTGAAAGCCGGTATAAGCCTATGCTAACCGCCAAAATTAACCATATGGAGGCCGCATTAGCCGCAAACCAGAACAATCAGGCTATAAAGATTGCTAACGGATATGATAAGCTTACTTCGATATACCAGATTATTAGCCAACTGAAAGGTAAAGTAGTCTATCTGGATATATGGGGTACCTGGTGCCCCTCATGCCGGGATGAATTAAGATTTATACCTCAGCTTAAACAGCATTTTGCAGGCAAAGAGGTTGTGTTTGTTTATCTGGATATGGACGATGATGACCAAGATAATCATTGGCGCAATTTTATCAAGATTAATAATATGGCTGGTTTGCACCTACGCAAGAGCAATAAGAACATACAAAGCATATGGGAAGAGTTACAGCCATTGAAAGACAAGCGTGGATTATACCCAACTTACTTTATATTTGATAAAGGCGGAAAGCTGGTGACAGTAGATGCTAAATACCCAAGTGCTCAAACCGAATTATACCAGCAGATTGAGAAATATTTAGAATGA
- a CDS encoding alpha-ketoglutarate-dependent dioxygenase AlkB family protein: protein MLTNVEQPLNLLPYQGEAFYYPSFFTEQESAYYSAALQQEIAWKQEPIRMFGKLVMQPRLTALYGYADKPYQYAGLKLHPLPWTGTLLAIKNHIETIAQVSFTSVLLNLYRDGKDSNGWHRDNEKELGTNPVIASVSFGSSRNFHFRHHQHKEVKRSVELVNGSFLLMQGETQHYWEHQIPKSAKVTKLRINLTFRVIH from the coding sequence ATGCTGACGAATGTTGAACAACCATTAAACCTTCTACCTTACCAAGGCGAAGCTTTTTACTATCCTAGTTTTTTTACTGAGCAGGAGAGTGCCTATTATTCAGCAGCCTTGCAACAGGAAATTGCCTGGAAGCAAGAACCTATCCGGATGTTTGGCAAGCTGGTAATGCAGCCGCGTTTAACGGCATTGTACGGGTATGCCGATAAACCTTACCAATACGCCGGACTAAAGTTGCACCCTTTACCCTGGACGGGTACCTTGTTAGCCATTAAAAACCATATTGAAACCATAGCACAGGTGAGCTTTACCAGCGTGCTGTTGAATTTATACCGGGATGGTAAAGATAGTAACGGCTGGCACCGGGATAATGAAAAAGAGCTAGGCACCAATCCGGTTATTGCTTCCGTAAGTTTTGGTAGCAGTCGTAACTTCCATTTCAGGCATCATCAGCATAAGGAAGTAAAGCGGTCTGTAGAGTTAGTTAATGGCAGCTTTTTGCTGATGCAAGGTGAAACCCAGCACTATTGGGAACATCAAATACCTAAAAGCGCTAAGGTAACAAAGCTCCGCATTAATTTAACTTTTAGGGTCATTCATTAA
- a CDS encoding sensor histidine kinase, translated as MKFKYAELAIATLFLLITIYGLMGTADNYWHKLFTPESFGANEFKAHNLRFDFTLHYLLPEFIEYLTYYSSFIWVACSLPNRYLTQRKWVGAFWTIILGFLACWFLLSFKTYLIKPWEYNWLWSIAYSKLSQASILYIVLLLYQAAKQAAMWLLSQGKLTMASNKKWIANEVATFVIVWLVVLTSCTILKVYWGGNLFIAFIVPCAFATYLVNVYWLIPRYWHRHSKVTFWIRQFLVTLCLNAPLNGFYSSKATYASGPFLMFFTFMWLVQLLVIIPLSLYVEHTREKQQAELTGLRTNLGASAANLQFLRSQINPHFLFNALNTLYGMALTEKAEQTSEGIQKLGDMMRFMLHENQQDKIALQREIDYLTNYINLQNMRIAASPAIEITMQLPEVKEYYTIAPMLLIPFVENAYKHGISLKERSWIHISLQVTDDTLHFDVHNSIHANSDDNPEKNRSGIGLDNVQQRLQLLYPQKHELIIRPTLNEFFIHLTIQLS; from the coding sequence ATGAAGTTTAAATATGCCGAGCTAGCTATTGCTACTTTGTTCTTGCTCATCACTATTTATGGGCTGATGGGTACAGCCGATAATTACTGGCACAAGTTATTTACTCCCGAATCTTTTGGTGCTAATGAATTTAAAGCGCATAACCTGCGGTTTGATTTTACGCTGCATTACCTACTGCCTGAGTTTATTGAATATCTTACTTATTATTCATCCTTTATTTGGGTAGCCTGTTCGCTGCCTAATCGCTATCTTACCCAGCGGAAGTGGGTTGGCGCTTTCTGGACCATAATATTGGGTTTCCTGGCTTGTTGGTTCCTGCTTAGCTTTAAAACTTACTTAATCAAGCCTTGGGAGTATAATTGGTTATGGAGTATAGCTTATAGCAAGCTCAGTCAAGCCAGTATTTTATATATAGTTTTGCTGCTCTACCAGGCGGCTAAACAAGCTGCAATGTGGTTGCTGTCGCAAGGTAAGCTCACTATGGCTTCAAACAAAAAGTGGATAGCTAATGAGGTGGCAACCTTTGTAATTGTTTGGCTTGTTGTATTAACCAGCTGTACTATACTAAAGGTATATTGGGGAGGCAACTTGTTTATAGCCTTTATTGTTCCCTGTGCTTTTGCTACTTATTTGGTAAATGTGTACTGGCTTATTCCGCGTTATTGGCACCGGCATAGTAAAGTAACCTTTTGGATAAGGCAATTTTTGGTAACACTTTGTTTAAATGCCCCTCTAAATGGCTTTTATTCTTCTAAAGCAACTTATGCCAGTGGCCCATTCTTGATGTTCTTTACATTTATGTGGCTGGTGCAATTGCTTGTCATCATTCCGTTGAGCTTATATGTGGAACACACCCGTGAAAAACAGCAGGCTGAGCTTACCGGGTTGCGAACTAATTTGGGTGCATCAGCAGCCAATTTGCAGTTTCTGCGATCGCAAATCAACCCGCACTTTCTGTTCAATGCTCTTAATACTCTTTATGGCATGGCCTTGACCGAAAAGGCCGAACAAACCAGCGAAGGCATACAGAAGCTGGGCGATATGATGCGCTTTATGCTGCACGAAAACCAGCAGGATAAAATAGCCTTACAGCGGGAGATAGATTATTTAACCAACTACATTAATCTGCAAAATATGCGTATTGCTGCATCCCCGGCAATTGAAATTACTATGCAGCTTCCTGAAGTTAAAGAATATTATACCATAGCTCCCATGTTGCTTATTCCGTTTGTAGAGAATGCCTACAAGCACGGCATCAGTTTAAAAGAGCGTTCTTGGATTCACATTAGCCTGCAAGTAACCGATGATACTTTACATTTCGATGTGCATAACAGTATTCACGCCAATAGCGATGATAACCCAGAAAAGAACAGGTCAGGCATTGGGCTCGACAATGTGCAACAACGTCTGCAACTGCTTTATCCGCAAAAACATGAACTCATTATACGTCCAACCCTCAACGAATTTTTTATTCACCTAACCATTCAATTATCATGA
- the istB gene encoding IS21-like element helper ATPase IstB, whose translation MNTNTLDKLRKMKFFGMFHAFQSSLETGQTDHYTADELLAYLVDAEWDDRHNRRIERQIYHAKFRYKASIEEVNYQAERSIDRNLVMRLADCTFIERNENVLLTGSTGIGKSYIASAIGYQACMQGYRVFYASTPKLFAKLKMAKADGSYIKEIAKIERQQLLILDDFGLQPFDAQNRAALMEIIEDRHGKASLIITSQLPVSKWHEVIGEKTIADAILDRIVHSAHRLDLKGESMRKKRRADEKEISYQ comes from the coding sequence ATGAATACAAACACTTTAGACAAACTGCGGAAGATGAAGTTCTTCGGCATGTTCCATGCTTTTCAAAGCAGCCTGGAAACCGGGCAAACAGATCACTACACGGCCGATGAACTCTTGGCCTACCTGGTGGATGCCGAATGGGATGACCGGCATAACCGGCGTATAGAGCGCCAGATCTATCATGCCAAGTTCCGCTACAAAGCGTCCATTGAAGAGGTGAACTACCAGGCAGAGCGGAGCATTGACCGCAACCTGGTCATGCGCCTGGCGGACTGCACCTTCATTGAGCGCAATGAGAATGTGCTCCTGACCGGCAGCACCGGCATTGGCAAAAGCTACATCGCCTCTGCTATTGGTTACCAGGCCTGTATGCAGGGCTATAGGGTATTCTATGCCAGTACACCCAAGCTATTTGCCAAACTCAAGATGGCCAAGGCTGATGGCTCCTACATCAAAGAGATCGCAAAGATTGAACGCCAGCAACTGCTCATACTCGATGACTTTGGCTTGCAGCCTTTTGATGCACAAAACAGGGCTGCCCTGATGGAGATCATTGAAGACCGGCATGGTAAAGCATCCCTGATCATTACCTCACAGCTTCCGGTCAGTAAATGGCATGAGGTCATCGGTGAAAAAACAATAGCTGATGCAATATTAGACCGTATCGTACACAGCGCTCACCGGCTGGATCTCAAGGGTGAATCCATGAGAAAAAAACGCAGGGCTGATGAAAAGGAAATCAGTTACCAATAA
- a CDS encoding GIY-YIG nuclease family protein: MTTQPSDFFYYFSKSHFDIPSSYAHHQLKVLEWKKAESEYVIKGEPLIIFGYQTSYGNKETLTHFAGASGYLNKMADAFLYNDMSEQKLLYVLHQRDESRIALKYVNVPEVVLDESKGEKIIRWVRVGALDGHQQGIVSISNDKQSSLIMSFNYLNKQDFITFDYLPKEIKFSVGDDIALLLENNIVLNYSVREKPYKASHPFIKGLYQVKIPLIDLELDQLSNFRLLKWKLTLKQENREVVGGESGGYGSYTPHKNLMEVIQKLAKEYREVVRAEIPDYTPLTFRGDLTPTGKNTLSENCYVYLMHDTINCFHKIGISNQPEWREKTLQSEKPTIKLLAAKKFIRRKIAAAFEKALHDVYAQQRIRGEWFQLSPDDVSDIITTLLS, translated from the coding sequence TTGACAACCCAGCCTTCAGATTTCTTTTATTATTTCAGCAAAAGCCATTTCGACATACCTTCAAGTTATGCGCATCACCAGCTGAAAGTTTTGGAATGGAAAAAAGCGGAAAGTGAGTATGTAATAAAAGGAGAACCGCTGATCATTTTTGGTTATCAAACCTCCTACGGAAACAAAGAGACGTTGACCCATTTTGCCGGAGCGTCCGGCTATCTCAACAAAATGGCTGACGCCTTTCTGTATAATGACATGTCCGAGCAAAAACTCTTATACGTTTTGCACCAAAGGGATGAAAGCCGAATCGCATTGAAATATGTCAATGTACCCGAAGTGGTGCTTGATGAGTCGAAAGGAGAAAAAATAATCAGGTGGGTTCGTGTGGGAGCCCTTGACGGGCATCAGCAAGGGATTGTTTCGATTTCAAACGATAAGCAAAGCTCACTTATCATGTCATTCAATTATTTAAATAAGCAGGACTTCATAACTTTCGATTACCTCCCCAAGGAAATCAAATTTTCGGTGGGCGATGACATCGCCTTGTTACTCGAAAACAACATAGTGCTAAACTATAGTGTGCGGGAAAAGCCCTATAAAGCGTCACATCCTTTTATCAAAGGACTATACCAGGTTAAGATTCCCCTAATTGATTTGGAGCTGGATCAACTTTCAAATTTTAGACTGCTGAAATGGAAATTAACGCTAAAGCAGGAAAACCGGGAGGTTGTCGGTGGCGAAAGCGGTGGGTACGGGTCGTACACACCTCACAAAAACCTGATGGAGGTCATACAAAAATTGGCCAAGGAATACAGAGAGGTTGTGCGTGCAGAAATACCCGACTACACGCCATTAACCTTCAGGGGGGATTTAACGCCGACAGGTAAGAATACACTATCGGAAAATTGTTATGTGTATTTGATGCACGACACGATTAATTGCTTTCATAAAATAGGTATATCCAATCAGCCTGAATGGCGCGAGAAAACATTGCAAAGTGAAAAACCCACCATCAAGCTTTTAGCGGCAAAAAAATTCATCAGACGAAAGATAGCAGCCGCGTTTGAGAAGGCCTTACACGATGTTTATGCTCAACAGCGTATCAGGGGCGAATGGTTCCAGCTCTCGCCAGATGATGTCTCGGACATTATCACGACGCTACTGTCCTGA